The stretch of DNA GGTCGAGGGAGTTCGGCTAGCGTTCAGGCGCGCCGCTCTACCGAGTTGCCAAATGATGCAAAGATGGGGCGCACAATGAAGAAGCTGCTGACTTCCCTTTCATTTGTGGCGCTGGTGGCCACACCCCTCGCCGCCCAAGACCCCGAGCCCGAAACCACCAACGCCATCGTCGTCACCGCCCAGCGCTCCGGCGCGCCGATGTGGACGATCGATACGCCCTCCGGCACCATCATCCTCGTTGGCGAGATCCGGGCGATCCCAAAGTCGGTGGCGTGGGAGCCTGCGCGGCTGGAGGAGGCCACGCGCGAGGCCGACCGGGTGATCCTCGGCGCGCGGCCCAAGGTTTCGCCCGGCGATATCTTCCGCCTGATCTTCTCGGGCGGCAAGTTCACCAAGCTGCCCGACAAGACCGTGGCGAGCCAGTATCTCACGCCGGAACAATGGGCGCGGCTCGAAGCGATCGGCACGGCGCAGGACGAGGACTATTCGCGCTCCAGCTTCCTGATGACCTCGTTCCAGCTGCTGTCGAAGGAGCTGCGCTTCAACCGCGACACGGGCGACGACACCACCGATGTCGTGAAGAAGGCCGCCGACAAGGCCGATGTGCCCACCACCCGTGCCGCCACCTTGCGCGGCGAGGACCTGCTCGACAATCTCGCCGCCGCTCCGCCCGAAACGCATATCCCCTGTCTCGCCGCAGCGATGGACGCGCTGGAGGGCGGTCCGGAGATCGTGGCGAAGCGCGGCACCGACTGGCGGCGGTCCGATATTCGCGCGGTGATGGCCAATCCGCTCGAACAGGCACTGGGCAAGTGCTGGCCCTGGGCGGATGACGAGGTGGGGGGCGAACTCCGCACCATCTGGACCGATCGCATCGCCGAAGCCGGCACCGCGAAGGGCACCACGCTCGCGGTCGTGCCGCTAAGAGTGTTGGCGGAAGAGGGCGGAGTGCTTGACCAATTGGACGCACGCGGCTTCGATATCGCCGGACCTGTCTGGAGATGACCGGGCGGGCCGCCACAGAGGAACGCCCGCGCCCATGCCCACCATCACCACCCCCAACACCGGTATCGAAATCTTCTATGAAGAGCAGGGCGCGCCGGACGCTCCGGTGATCCTGCTGGTGATGGGCCTCGGCGCGCAGCTGACCCTGTGGCCGGACGAGCTGGTCGACGCATTGGTGGGCGAAGGCTTCCGCGTCATCCGCTACGACAACCGCGACATCGGCCTCAGCCAGAAGTTCGAAGGCGCCAAGGCCCCGGGCCTTGCGGTGCAGGTGCTGCGCAAGAAGATCGGCTTTCCGGCCAAGGTGCCCTATACCTTGAAGAACATGGCCGACGACGGGATCGGGCTGCTCGATGCGCTCGGGATCGATCAGGCCCATGTCGTGGGCGCCTCGATGGGGGGGATGATCGTGCAGCTGATGGCGATCCACCATCCGGAGCGGCTCCTCACCATGACCTCGATCATGTCGACCACCGGCAACGGCAAGCTGCCCCAGGCCGAAAAGCACGCGATGGAAGCGCTGATCGCGCCGCTGAAGGGCATGGACGAGGAGACGCTGGTGGAACACGGGCTCAACATCGCCCGGAATATCGGCAGTCCCGGCTATCCCTTCGACCCTGCCGATCAGCGCGAGCGGGTGCTGAAGAACATGCGCCGCTCGGTCTATCCGGCGGGGCTGCCGCGTCAGCTTGCCGCGATCATCGACGATGGCTGCCGCCGCTCGCGCCTCGCTGGCGTCACCACGCCGACGCTGGTGATGCACGGCGAGGCCGATCCCTTGGTGAAGCTGGCAGCGGGCGAGGATACCGCGGCGCATATTGCCGGCAGTCGGCTGGTGACGATCCCCGGATGGGGCCACGATTTGCCGATCCCGCTGATCCCGCGCATCGCCAGCGAGATCGCCGCTCACGCGCGAGGGTAGGGCGCTAAGCGCTTTTCCTAGGGGAGGGCGTGCGCATCTTGGCCAGTATTCTGAGGCAACCTCCCGGCTTTCCCGGTCTGGAAGGCTTCGCCATGCTGATCAAGCGACAGGTGCAATTGGGCAGCCGCATCATCATGGTGCTGATCGTTCTGGCCGTGGCGGTCACGGGCGCCACCATCGCGCTGGTGCGCTTTGGAGGGCCGATGACGCAGGAGAATACGCTGCAGGACGTGCTGCTGGCGGACATTCTCCCGCCGCCCGCCTACAGCGTCGAGCCCTTCCTGCTGACCTCGCTGATGGCCGCCAACCCGGCGAGCGTACCGAAGCACATGGAGCGGCTCGACGTGACGCGCGAGGAGTTTCGCCAGCGGCAGGCCTATTGGGCCGAGACTCCGGTGCCGGAAGAACTTCAGGCGCAGGTCGATGCCACCATCGCTTCGGCCGATGCCTTCTGGAAGGTGCTAGACAGCCGCTTCCTTCCGCCTGCGCGCGCAGGCGATGCGGCGCGGATGCGCGCGGTGCACGAAGGCGATTTGGCGAAGGCATACGAGGCGCAGCATGGCCATGTGCTCAAGCTGGTGGCCATGTCCAACGCCTACCGCGCCGATATGGTGGCGCGCAACAATGCCACCACCGCCGCGCTGGTGGCGCTGGCGGGCGTGCTGGTGCTGGCGCTGGCGGCGGCGGTAATCCTCGCCGCGCGCCGCATCCGCGACCGCGCGATCGAGCCGATGGCGCAGATGTCGAACGCGATGGAGGCGATGGCCGGGGGCAATCTCGACGTGC from Porphyrobacter sp. YT40 encodes:
- a CDS encoding TraB/GumN family protein, with protein sequence MATPLAAQDPEPETTNAIVVTAQRSGAPMWTIDTPSGTIILVGEIRAIPKSVAWEPARLEEATREADRVILGARPKVSPGDIFRLIFSGGKFTKLPDKTVASQYLTPEQWARLEAIGTAQDEDYSRSSFLMTSFQLLSKELRFNRDTGDDTTDVVKKAADKADVPTTRAATLRGEDLLDNLAAAPPETHIPCLAAAMDALEGGPEIVAKRGTDWRRSDIRAVMANPLEQALGKCWPWADDEVGGELRTIWTDRIAEAGTAKGTTLAVVPLRVLAEEGGVLDQLDARGFDIAGPVWR
- a CDS encoding alpha/beta hydrolase, which gives rise to MPTITTPNTGIEIFYEEQGAPDAPVILLVMGLGAQLTLWPDELVDALVGEGFRVIRYDNRDIGLSQKFEGAKAPGLAVQVLRKKIGFPAKVPYTLKNMADDGIGLLDALGIDQAHVVGASMGGMIVQLMAIHHPERLLTMTSIMSTTGNGKLPQAEKHAMEALIAPLKGMDEETLVEHGLNIARNIGSPGYPFDPADQRERVLKNMRRSVYPAGLPRQLAAIIDDGCRRSRLAGVTTPTLVMHGEADPLVKLAAGEDTAAHIAGSRLVTIPGWGHDLPIPLIPRIASEIAAHARG